One region of Candidatus Tectomicrobia bacterium genomic DNA includes:
- a CDS encoding MFS transporter: MRSFTPREWSIIGGAFVLLGLFFGFNFMFGIFMKPLIAEFGWSTSATSAAYSIYMFMVAVCGVAVGGLADRYGARPVIIAGIVVAGGSVALSYSIQNLWQFYFLTGVMAGLGRSALQTPVSAYLQRAFTRNRGLATGLAGSGSGMGLIFIAPLTGYFITAHGWRMAYLLLGLLFIALAVPAALMLRASDERREEAPAPARARAEAAPPSVLLPEASLGVREIVKRRPFWAIMGSHTTDCVCHSVLILHLVPIAIEAGIDRVQAASLMGVMGVSQLLGRVLTGVLSDRVGPKLALLAALLSQTLPVPLLWASPTLPAFFVVAAMVGLGLGGHGTMYQIVTREYYGPKRVGLLFGTFTSGASVGMATGGFAGGLLRDLSGDYSLAILFSFATGVVSVLLVLAYPGRKGQAAPSPAPEGAAQPAG; the protein is encoded by the coding sequence ATGCGCTCGTTCACCCCCCGGGAATGGAGCATCATCGGCGGCGCCTTCGTCCTCCTGGGCCTCTTCTTCGGCTTCAACTTCATGTTCGGCATCTTCATGAAGCCCCTCATCGCCGAGTTCGGCTGGTCCACCTCGGCCACCTCGGCCGCCTACTCGATCTACATGTTCATGGTCGCCGTCTGCGGGGTGGCGGTGGGCGGCCTGGCGGACCGCTACGGCGCGCGCCCCGTCATCATCGCGGGCATCGTCGTGGCGGGCGGAAGCGTCGCCCTCTCCTACTCCATCCAGAACCTCTGGCAGTTCTACTTCCTGACGGGGGTCATGGCCGGGCTCGGGCGGAGCGCCCTGCAGACCCCGGTCTCGGCCTACCTGCAGCGCGCCTTCACCCGGAACCGCGGGCTCGCGACCGGGCTCGCGGGCTCGGGGAGCGGGATGGGCCTCATCTTCATCGCACCCTTGACGGGCTATTTCATCACGGCCCACGGATGGCGAATGGCCTACCTGCTGCTGGGCCTGCTCTTCATCGCGCTGGCCGTGCCCGCGGCCCTGATGCTCCGGGCCTCGGACGAGCGGAGGGAGGAGGCGCCGGCCCCCGCCAGGGCGCGCGCCGAGGCCGCTCCTCCGTCCGTTCTCCTCCCCGAGGCCTCGCTCGGGGTCCGGGAGATCGTCAAGCGGCGCCCCTTCTGGGCCATCATGGGGAGCCACACCACCGACTGCGTCTGCCATTCGGTCCTGATCCTCCATCTGGTGCCGATCGCCATCGAGGCCGGAATCGACCGGGTCCAGGCGGCGAGCCTGATGGGGGTGATGGGGGTGAGCCAGCTCCTGGGCCGCGTGCTCACAGGGGTGCTCTCGGACCGGGTCGGGCCGAAGCTGGCCCTCCTGGCCGCCCTGCTCTCCCAGACCCTGCCCGTTCCCCTCCTTTGGGCCTCGCCCACCCTCCCCGCCTTCTTCGTGGTCGCCGCGATGGTCGGGCTGGGGCTCGGCGGCCACGGCACGATGTACCAGATCGTGACGCGCGAGTATTACGGGCCCAAGCGGGTGGGGCTGCTCTTCGGCACCTTCACGTCGGGCGCCAGCGTCGGGATGGCGACGGGGGGGTTCGCCGGAGGGCTGCTGCGCGACCTGAGCGGGGACTACAGCCTGGCCATCCTGTTCAGCTTCGCGACGGGCGTCGTCTCCGTTCTTCTGGTGCTCGCCTACCCCGGCCGGAAGGGCCAGGCCGCGCCCTCTCCCGCCCCGGAGGGGGCCGCCCAGCCGGCGGGGTAG
- the fliS gene encoding flagellar export chaperone FliS: MNARNSYAAYRDVGVKTASPVQLVVLLYEGAVKHIRKGEALLQGEDTFHEAAEHLLKAMGIITELAGVLKPHASPELARNLSGIYQYVLGLISKSLRERDPEALPEAAGIMESLGAAWREISQGAA, encoded by the coding sequence GTGAATGCCAGGAATTCCTACGCCGCCTACCGGGACGTCGGGGTGAAGACCGCCTCTCCGGTCCAGCTCGTGGTGCTCCTGTACGAGGGAGCCGTGAAGCACATCCGCAAGGGCGAGGCCCTCCTCCAGGGAGAGGACACGTTCCACGAGGCGGCCGAGCACCTGCTGAAGGCGATGGGCATCATCACGGAGCTGGCGGGGGTGCTGAAACCGCACGCCTCGCCCGAGCTGGCCCGGAATCTCTCGGGCATCTACCAGTACGTCCTTGGATTGATCAGCAAATCCCTGCGGGAGCGCGATCCCGAAGCGCTGCCCGAGGCGGCCGGCATCATGGAGTCGCTGGGCGCGGCGTGGCGCGAAATCTCGCAGGGCGCCGCATAG